One window from the genome of Enterococcus haemoperoxidus ATCC BAA-382 encodes:
- a CDS encoding alkaline phosphatase family protein, whose amino-acid sequence MSIFILLFLLGMCSTFVIRKLRQNFSTEGSTVIQVFVNLFNIVVTTLLLLASGVKFQVSEVFSHYDKKVFLLSIFFVVTIYLFLYALWGSDGGNLVGNIGLTILAIGNFYKMDIRNDSVVPSDFSLSQFKNMYENMLDKEMKQLILYVAIFLVIILVFTIYWFRKYPVRMNDSKKIRIAQRLSLLGLGLLFFCGVKVNAGELYQKAGLNVAHSNAIDNVNNNGTILHFWGNLSHQLMTKPEGYSEETIKKIVSEIERNNTSEKGKYSSEKPNVIFILSEAFWDPTTLNNITFEKDPMPFIRSIIEKSGGKMLSPEFGGNTANVEFNVMTGFSSNFITGGKIPYTKLATDKHSNYNIVNNFKMNDYKAIAMHPFVSYFFGREQVFKNFGFDQAIFEEQMKHEKNTVGAYTSDQQFVEDIKRIDQEQTEQGNPYFLHTISMQNHFPYDNTFKYLNSPFVKEYSTIPGGEELNLYANGVAKTDQAMKELITYLENKDQETYVIFYGDHLPALNDDLYKQHLTVSKGSTYDLSKHETAYFVWSNKENPSITGSISPNYFASQVMEKAGLKTTGFQQFLNRLYNEIPAFSPLGYLDSEGKKQELTKQQKQLLQDYNLLQYDMLEGKQYGKQLFMKEAK is encoded by the coding sequence ATGAGTATATTTATTCTGCTTTTTTTACTAGGAATGTGTAGTACTTTCGTAATAAGAAAGTTAAGACAGAACTTCTCTACAGAAGGAAGCACAGTCATACAAGTTTTTGTTAATTTATTTAATATCGTCGTAACAACGTTATTACTTTTAGCGTCAGGCGTAAAATTTCAGGTAAGTGAGGTATTTTCTCACTATGATAAAAAGGTTTTCTTACTATCTATATTTTTTGTAGTAACAATCTATTTATTTTTATATGCTTTGTGGGGCTCTGATGGGGGAAACCTCGTAGGAAATATAGGATTAACCATTTTAGCTATTGGTAATTTTTATAAAATGGATATTCGGAATGATTCCGTTGTACCATCAGATTTTTCACTCAGTCAATTTAAAAACATGTACGAAAATATGTTAGATAAAGAAATGAAACAACTTATTCTCTATGTTGCAATTTTCTTAGTAATCATATTGGTGTTTACTATTTATTGGTTCAGAAAATATCCAGTACGAATGAATGACTCTAAAAAAATAAGAATTGCTCAGAGGCTAAGTTTGTTGGGGTTAGGATTACTATTTTTTTGTGGAGTGAAGGTGAATGCAGGGGAATTGTATCAGAAGGCAGGACTAAATGTTGCGCATTCCAATGCTATTGATAACGTAAACAACAATGGTACAATTCTTCATTTTTGGGGAAACTTAAGCCATCAATTAATGACGAAACCTGAAGGATATTCTGAAGAAACTATCAAAAAAATTGTATCTGAAATTGAAAGAAATAATACCTCAGAAAAAGGAAAATACTCTTCAGAAAAACCCAATGTTATTTTTATATTGAGTGAAGCTTTTTGGGATCCAACAACATTAAACAATATCACGTTTGAAAAGGATCCTATGCCGTTTATTCGTTCAATTATTGAAAAGTCAGGTGGGAAAATGTTATCACCAGAGTTTGGTGGTAATACAGCCAACGTCGAGTTTAATGTAATGACAGGATTTTCTTCAAATTTTATCACGGGTGGGAAGATTCCTTATACAAAACTTGCGACAGATAAACACTCAAATTACAATATTGTAAATAATTTTAAAATGAATGATTATAAAGCTATCGCTATGCATCCTTTTGTTAGTTATTTCTTTGGAAGGGAACAAGTATTCAAGAACTTCGGTTTTGATCAAGCTATTTTTGAAGAACAAATGAAACACGAAAAAAATACAGTCGGGGCCTATACGAGTGACCAACAATTTGTAGAAGATATTAAAAGGATTGATCAAGAACAAACGGAACAAGGAAATCCATACTTTTTACACACAATCTCTATGCAGAATCATTTTCCATACGATAATACATTTAAATATCTTAATAGTCCGTTTGTAAAAGAGTACTCAACTATTCCGGGTGGAGAAGAACTGAATTTGTATGCAAATGGCGTGGCTAAAACAGACCAAGCAATGAAAGAATTGATCACTTATTTGGAAAATAAGGACCAAGAAACATACGTTATATTTTATGGGGATCACTTGCCAGCATTAAATGATGACTTATATAAACAGCATTTAACTGTATCAAAAGGAAGTACGTATGATTTAAGTAAACATGAAACAGCTTATTTTGTATGGTCAAATAAAGAAAATCCGTCAATAACTGGAAGTATTAGTCCAAATTATTTTGCTTCACAAGTAATGGAAAAAGCAGGTCTTAAAACCACAGGATTCCAACAATTTTTAAATCGTCTGTATAACGAAATTCCAGCATTTAGTCCATTGGGTTATTTAGATAGTGAAGGAAAAAAACAAGAATTGACTAAACAACAAAAACAATTATTACAAGATTATAACCTTTTGCAATACGATATGTTAGAAGGAAAACAGTATGGGAAACAGCTATTTATGAAAGAAGCGAAGTAA
- the wecB gene encoding non-hydrolyzing UDP-N-acetylglucosamine 2-epimerase, producing MKLLKVMTIIGTRPEAIKMIPVVKELEKYPERIQSIVVATGQHRQMLDQILADFEVHPDYDLDIMQPNQTLVDVTIQVLSGVTLVLENERPDIVLVHGDTTTACASALAAFYQKVKVGHVEAGLRTWDKYSPFPEEINRQLIDELTDIYFAPTKESKENLLKENHPEEKIYVTGNTAIDTLEYTIEASYTNDVLKIMGTNHRMILLTMHRRENIGKPMEEIFQIIPILVNEYKDIEIVFPVHKNPKVRTLAKKYLSNIERVHLIEPLDVKDFQNMAARSHLILTDSGGIQEEAPSLGKPVLVLRDTTERPEGVSAGTLKLVGTNGLTVYAEVKKLLTNQEAYSEMAQAINPYGDGNASHRIVQALLKEFGT from the coding sequence ATGAAACTATTAAAAGTAATGACAATTATTGGGACACGTCCAGAAGCAATAAAAATGATTCCTGTCGTTAAAGAATTAGAGAAGTATCCTGAAAGAATTCAGTCTATTGTAGTAGCAACCGGGCAACACCGACAAATGTTGGATCAAATTTTAGCTGATTTTGAAGTACATCCAGACTATGATTTAGATATTATGCAGCCGAATCAAACACTAGTAGATGTAACAATACAAGTATTAAGTGGTGTTACACTTGTATTAGAAAATGAACGTCCTGATATTGTTTTGGTACACGGAGATACTACGACTGCATGCGCTTCAGCTTTAGCAGCTTTTTATCAAAAAGTAAAGGTAGGACACGTAGAAGCTGGATTGCGAACATGGGACAAATATTCCCCATTTCCAGAAGAAATAAACCGACAATTAATTGATGAGTTAACAGATATATATTTTGCTCCAACTAAAGAGAGTAAAGAAAATCTTCTAAAAGAAAATCATCCAGAAGAAAAAATATATGTTACAGGAAATACAGCAATAGATACATTGGAGTATACGATTGAAGCTTCATATACTAACGACGTACTAAAAATAATGGGAACTAATCATCGAATGATATTACTAACAATGCATCGAAGAGAAAATATTGGAAAACCGATGGAAGAAATTTTCCAAATAATCCCGATATTAGTCAATGAGTATAAAGATATAGAAATTGTTTTCCCAGTTCATAAGAATCCAAAAGTTCGCACGTTAGCAAAAAAATATTTAAGTAACATCGAAAGAGTTCATTTAATAGAACCATTAGACGTAAAAGATTTTCAAAATATGGCAGCGAGAAGTCACTTGATTTTAACAGATTCTGGAGGAATACAAGAAGAAGCGCCTTCCTTAGGAAAACCTGTTCTAGTTTTAAGAGATACCACAGAACGACCAGAGGGGGTTTCTGCAGGTACGTTAAAACTAGTAGGAACAAATGGTTTAACTGTTTATGCAGAAGTAAAGAAATTATTGACAAATCAAGAAGCTTATAGTGAAATGGCGCAAGCAATAAATCCTTATGGCGATGGAAATGCTAGCCATCGAATAGTTCAGGCATTATTAAAGGAATTTGGAACTTAG